From a single Lolium rigidum isolate FL_2022 chromosome 7, APGP_CSIRO_Lrig_0.1, whole genome shotgun sequence genomic region:
- the LOC124676211 gene encoding OVARIAN TUMOR DOMAIN-containing deubiquitinating enzyme 7-like isoform X1: protein MAGKKKAAAASKARKPKQRDAVKKLGKKADMSEFRAQLDSIGVKIVEVTADGNCFFRAMGDQLEGDEEKHMKYREMVVHYIVEHREEFEPFIEDEVPFDEYCDSMMKDGTWAGNMELQAGSLVTNRNICIHMLNSPRWYINNFSGREASNMVHLSYHHGEHYNSVRLTEDPCQGPAMPVVIKTDANVASTSNSAQTKAKDLKKSSNRSTYDDRSVKRVMDGTGCSDATVAEHVLGEFDGDVDAAVEYMIAELVAMCSDNVDEDLYMDYACKEDELSTSQNGNQINYHKEEESCSSKDETVQKSKSSHAKKDKSNSKECSCGSAKKHKASCSLATAVASKAPPRTKGGQGKAQKGKKQKKKEPEAAPVKERKSTVPLPDLGALCI from the exons ATGGCGGGCAAGAAGAAGGCAGCCGCGGCGTCCAAGGCCCGCAAGCCGAAGCAGCGCGATGCA GTAAAGAAGTTGGGGAAGAAGGCCGACATGTCGGAGTTCAGGGCGCAGCTGGACTCCATTGGGGTCAAGATAGTCGAGGTCACCGCCGATGGCAACTGCTTCTTCAG GGCAATGGGTGACCAGCTTGAGGGCGATGAAGAGAAGCACATGAAGTACCGGGAGATGGTTGTGCACTACATCGTG GAACACCGTGAGGAGTTTGAGCCCTTCATCGAGGATGAGGTGCCGTTCGATGAATACTGTGACTCTATGATGAAGGATGGGACTTGGGCTGGCAATATGGAGTTGCAGGCGGGCTCTCTTGTCACCAACAGGAACATATGCATTCACATG CTTAACTCACCACGATGGTACATAAATAACTTTTCTGGTCGTGAAGCCAGCAATATGGTTCATTT ATCGTATCATCACGGTGAGCACTACAACAGTGTCAGACTGACTGAAGATCCATGCCAAGGCCCTGCAATGCCAGTTGTTATCAAG ACAGATGCCAATGTAGCCAGCACAAGCAATAGTGCTCAAACAAAAGCAAAAGACCTAAAGAAATCTTCGAACAGGTCAACCTATGACGATAGATCGGTTAAACGGGTCATGGATGGAACTGGATGTTCTGATGCCACTGTAGCTGAACAT GTTTTGGGGGAATTTGATggtgatgttgatgctgctgttgAGTACATGATAGCTGAACTAGTTGCAATGTGTTCTGATAATGTGGATGAAGATCTTTATATGGACTATGCGTGCAAGG AAGATGAGCTTAGCACATCCCAGAATGGGAACCAAATAAATTACCACAAGGAAGAAGAAAGCTGTTCTAGTAAAGATGAAACAGTTCAGAAATCCAAAAGTTCACATGCTAAGAAG GATAAGTCCAATTCCAAGGAGTGCTCTTGTGGATCTGCAAAGAAGCACAAGGCTTCTTGTAGTTTAGCCACGGCTGTAGCGTCAAAAGCACCTCCACG GACCAAAGGTGGCCAAGGGAAGGCTCAGAAAGGGAAGAAGCAAAAGAAGAAAGAACCTGAAGCAGCACCCGTCAAGGAGCGCAAGTCTACGGTACCCCTACCAGATCTAGGAGCTCTCTGCATATGA
- the LOC124676211 gene encoding OVARIAN TUMOR DOMAIN-containing deubiquitinating enzyme 7-like isoform X2 produces MATASSVCRAMGDQLEGDEEKHMKYREMVVHYIVEHREEFEPFIEDEVPFDEYCDSMMKDGTWAGNMELQAGSLVTNRNICIHMLNSPRWYINNFSGREASNMVHLSYHHGEHYNSVRLTEDPCQGPAMPVVIKTDANVASTSNSAQTKAKDLKKSSNRSTYDDRSVKRVMDGTGCSDATVAEHVLGEFDGDVDAAVEYMIAELVAMCSDNVDEDLYMDYACKEDELSTSQNGNQINYHKEEESCSSKDETVQKSKSSHAKKDKSNSKECSCGSAKKHKASCSLATAVASKAPPRTKGGQGKAQKGKKQKKKEPEAAPVKERKSTVPLPDLGALCI; encoded by the exons ATGGCAACTGCTTCTTCAG TCTGCAGGGCAATGGGTGACCAGCTTGAGGGCGATGAAGAGAAGCACATGAAGTACCGGGAGATGGTTGTGCACTACATCGTG GAACACCGTGAGGAGTTTGAGCCCTTCATCGAGGATGAGGTGCCGTTCGATGAATACTGTGACTCTATGATGAAGGATGGGACTTGGGCTGGCAATATGGAGTTGCAGGCGGGCTCTCTTGTCACCAACAGGAACATATGCATTCACATG CTTAACTCACCACGATGGTACATAAATAACTTTTCTGGTCGTGAAGCCAGCAATATGGTTCATTT ATCGTATCATCACGGTGAGCACTACAACAGTGTCAGACTGACTGAAGATCCATGCCAAGGCCCTGCAATGCCAGTTGTTATCAAG ACAGATGCCAATGTAGCCAGCACAAGCAATAGTGCTCAAACAAAAGCAAAAGACCTAAAGAAATCTTCGAACAGGTCAACCTATGACGATAGATCGGTTAAACGGGTCATGGATGGAACTGGATGTTCTGATGCCACTGTAGCTGAACAT GTTTTGGGGGAATTTGATggtgatgttgatgctgctgttgAGTACATGATAGCTGAACTAGTTGCAATGTGTTCTGATAATGTGGATGAAGATCTTTATATGGACTATGCGTGCAAGG AAGATGAGCTTAGCACATCCCAGAATGGGAACCAAATAAATTACCACAAGGAAGAAGAAAGCTGTTCTAGTAAAGATGAAACAGTTCAGAAATCCAAAAGTTCACATGCTAAGAAG GATAAGTCCAATTCCAAGGAGTGCTCTTGTGGATCTGCAAAGAAGCACAAGGCTTCTTGTAGTTTAGCCACGGCTGTAGCGTCAAAAGCACCTCCACG GACCAAAGGTGGCCAAGGGAAGGCTCAGAAAGGGAAGAAGCAAAAGAAGAAAGAACCTGAAGCAGCACCCGTCAAGGAGCGCAAGTCTACGGTACCCCTACCAGATCTAGGAGCTCTCTGCATATGA
- the LOC124676211 gene encoding OVARIAN TUMOR DOMAIN-containing deubiquitinating enzyme 7-like isoform X3 produces the protein MKYREMVVHYIVEHREEFEPFIEDEVPFDEYCDSMMKDGTWAGNMELQAGSLVTNRNICIHMLNSPRWYINNFSGREASNMVHLSYHHGEHYNSVRLTEDPCQGPAMPVVIKTDANVASTSNSAQTKAKDLKKSSNRSTYDDRSVKRVMDGTGCSDATVAEHVLGEFDGDVDAAVEYMIAELVAMCSDNVDEDLYMDYACKEDELSTSQNGNQINYHKEEESCSSKDETVQKSKSSHAKKDKSNSKECSCGSAKKHKASCSLATAVASKAPPRTKGGQGKAQKGKKQKKKEPEAAPVKERKSTVPLPDLGALCI, from the exons ATGAAGTACCGGGAGATGGTTGTGCACTACATCGTG GAACACCGTGAGGAGTTTGAGCCCTTCATCGAGGATGAGGTGCCGTTCGATGAATACTGTGACTCTATGATGAAGGATGGGACTTGGGCTGGCAATATGGAGTTGCAGGCGGGCTCTCTTGTCACCAACAGGAACATATGCATTCACATG CTTAACTCACCACGATGGTACATAAATAACTTTTCTGGTCGTGAAGCCAGCAATATGGTTCATTT ATCGTATCATCACGGTGAGCACTACAACAGTGTCAGACTGACTGAAGATCCATGCCAAGGCCCTGCAATGCCAGTTGTTATCAAG ACAGATGCCAATGTAGCCAGCACAAGCAATAGTGCTCAAACAAAAGCAAAAGACCTAAAGAAATCTTCGAACAGGTCAACCTATGACGATAGATCGGTTAAACGGGTCATGGATGGAACTGGATGTTCTGATGCCACTGTAGCTGAACAT GTTTTGGGGGAATTTGATggtgatgttgatgctgctgttgAGTACATGATAGCTGAACTAGTTGCAATGTGTTCTGATAATGTGGATGAAGATCTTTATATGGACTATGCGTGCAAGG AAGATGAGCTTAGCACATCCCAGAATGGGAACCAAATAAATTACCACAAGGAAGAAGAAAGCTGTTCTAGTAAAGATGAAACAGTTCAGAAATCCAAAAGTTCACATGCTAAGAAG GATAAGTCCAATTCCAAGGAGTGCTCTTGTGGATCTGCAAAGAAGCACAAGGCTTCTTGTAGTTTAGCCACGGCTGTAGCGTCAAAAGCACCTCCACG GACCAAAGGTGGCCAAGGGAAGGCTCAGAAAGGGAAGAAGCAAAAGAAGAAAGAACCTGAAGCAGCACCCGTCAAGGAGCGCAAGTCTACGGTACCCCTACCAGATCTAGGAGCTCTCTGCATATGA